The Chitinophagales bacterium genomic interval TTGGCGTGTTCAACATGAAAAAAAGGTTATTTTTGCGCGATGAAAATGACGGCCGGAGAATGGTGTACTTTGCTTAAGGGAAATCTGGAGGGAAATCCAGCCGAAATCATTACGCATCCTGCTAAAATTGAAGAAGCGTCAGCAGGTGCAATCAGCTTCATCGCCAATGCCAAATATGAGCCTTATGCTTACAGCACTAAAGCCTCGGCAATTATTGTGGCAAATGACCTGGTACTGAAGAAAAACATCAGGCCGGCTGTGATTCGGGTTGAACAACCGTATATAGCTTTCACCAGTGTGTTGCAGCGCTTCAACAACCCGCATCATGATCTGATCGGTACGGAAGAACCTTCTTTCATTCATAGTGCTGCGGCTATCGGTGCTGATGCCTATATTGGTGCTTTCAGCTATATAGGCAAGAATGTGCAGCTGGGTGACCGTGTGAAAATCTTCCCGCATGTTTACCTCGGTGAAGGCACCACGATTGGCGATGATACGATACTCTATCCCGGTGTCCGCGTTTACCGGAATTGCAGGATCGGGAAAGATTGTGTTATCCATGCTGGCGTAGTGATTGGTGCAGATGGATTTGGATTTGCGCCGCAGCCCGATGGCAGTTACCTGAAGGTGCCGCAGTTGGGCAATGTGGAAATTGAAGACGGTGTGGAGATCGGCTCCAATACCAGTATAGATCGTGCTACACTGGGCTCCACCATCATCAGAAAAGGTGTGAAGGTGGACAACCTCGTACAAATAGCACACAATGTGGAGATCGGTGAGCATACGGTGATTGCCGCTCAAACCGGTATCTCCGGAAGCACAAAAATCGGTAAACACTGCCGCATTGGCGGACAGGTTGGATTTGTAGGGCATATTGAAATCGCGGATGGCAGCAGCATTAATGCACAGAGTGGCATTTCAAAATCCATAAAGGAAAAAAACAAAGCATGGAACGGTGCACCGGCTTTTGAATACACTGCTTCGCTGCGGTCGCAATCCATTTTTCGTAATTTGCCGGCATTGGATAAACGGGTGGCAGAGCTGGAGAAAAAATCATTGCAAAGTCATTAGCAAACCGCGTGTTAACCGGACATACACTGTACTGATGCGAATACAGCCACTACGATGGACACAGGAAGTTGGTAACTAAAGAATCTCTTCGAAAGAAAAAATCATGAGCGTATTTCAACAAACATTAAGCAAGCCATTTACCCTATCAGGAATTGGTGTGCATACCGGCCAGAGTGTCAACCTTACAGTGCGTCCGGCACCGGGCAACCACGGTTATATATTCAAACGTATGGATATTGAAGGGGAGCCTACCGTGAAAGCCGATGTGGATCTAGTGGTGGATGTATCACGCGGCACCACGCTGATGCAGCATGGGGTGAAGGTTAGTACGGTCGAACATCTGCTTGCCGCTCTGGTAGGCACGGAGATAGACAATGCTCTGATTGAGCTGGATGCACAGGAAGTGCCCATCATGGATGGCAGCTCGCTCATGTTCGTTGACGCCATTCTTGATGCAGGCATAGAAGAGCAAACCAATTTCAGAAAAGAATATTTCTGCCTGCCGAAAAACATCAGCTTCCGCGATGAACAGAAAAATGTGGAAATGGTGGCAATTCCTTCGGAAGAGTATCAGCTGACAGTGATGATAGATTACAACTCGCCGGTGCTTGGTCCGCAGCATGCCATGGTGGATCATATCAGTCAGTTCAAACAGGAAATTGCGGAAGCCAGGACTTTCTGTTTCCTGCATGAAATAGAATCACTGGTAGACAGTAATCTCATCCGTGGCGGTTCACTCGACAATGCCCTGGTAATTGTGGATCACAAAATAGAAGACGACCGGCTAAAAAAACTGGCAGGGCTCTTTAACCGTGAAGACATTGAAGTGGAGGAAGGTTATCTCAACAACGTAGCACTGCGCTACCGCAATGAACCGGCCCGTCATAAGTTGCTGGATGTTGTGGGCGACCTGGCATTGATCGGAACACCCATCAAAGCAAGGATACTGGCTACACGTCCCGGGCACTCGACGAATATCGCCTTTGCAAAAAAAATAAAAAGCTTTATCAAGGAATCGAAAGCCATGAAAGATATTCCTGTTTACGATCCTAACCTTCCACCAGTGTATGATATCCGGAAGATCGAACGGTCGCTGCCGCACAAGTATCCCTTCCTGCTCATTGATAAGATCATCGAGATAAGCGATCAGCATGTAGTAGGTGTTAAAAATGTAACCTTCAATGAAAATTTCTTCCAGGGCCATTTTCCCGGTAACCCTGTAATGCCCGGCGTATTGCAGATTGAAGCCATGGCACAAACCGGTGGCATCCTGGTGCTGAATACCGTGGAGGATCCTGAACATTGGGACACTTATTTTCTTAAGATTGACAATGCACGATTCAAAAACAAAGTAGTGCCGGGTGATACTATGATTCTGAAACTCGAACTGCTGAGTCCCATCCGCCGCGGCCTCTGTGAAATGCGGGGCATCGTGTATGTTGGCAACAAAGTGATGACAGAAGCCGACCTTGTGGCTAAAATTGTCCGCAAAGAACAACCGCTTTCCTGACCAGTCTTACGGCGATCGATAACTTTTCTTAACACGACACTATTATAAAAGGCACCATGTCACTGAATCTCACCAGCATTCACCCAAAGGCCAGGATTGGCAAGAATGTGGAAATAAGCCCTTTCGTAACCGTATTTGAGGATGTCGAAATCGGTGATGGCTGTTGGATTGGCCCGAATGTCACGATTATGAATGGCGCACGTATCGGTAACAATTGTAAAATATTTCCCGGGGCTGTTATATCCGGTGAGCCACAAGACCTCAAATATCTCGGAGAAAAAACGCTGGCCATCATCGGCAATAATACGATCATCCGCGAATGCGTAACCGTAAACAAAGGCACCACTGCAAACAATAAGACTATTGTCGGCAGCAACTGCCTGTTGATGGCTTATGCCCATGTAGCACATGACTGTGAGATCGGCAATAATTGCGTTATTGCAAACAATGCAGCACTGGCCGGCCACATCATCATAGAAGATTACGCGGTATTAGGCGGTGTATCTGCAGTACATCAGTTTGTAAAAATCGGCCAGCATGCATTTGTATCCGGCGGATCACTCGTGAGAAAGGATGTCCCTCCTTTCGTTAAGGCGGCCAAGGAACCTCTTTCTTATGTAGGTATCAATTCAATCGGCCTGCGCAGGCGAGGATATAATGAAGCTACCATTAACAGGATTGAAGATATCTATCGCATTATTTTCGTGAAAAACCATAACATCACCAAAGCACTCAGCCTGGTGGAAGAAGAGTTTGGCACCTCCCCCGAAAAAGATATCATCCTCGGATTCATCCGCAACTCCGAACGCGGCATCATGAAAGGCTATACGAACGGTCGCGATGAAAATCACGATTAGCAAGGGAGGTAAGCGTTTCAATTATGAGTGGATATTAAAAAATATCAACCTCACCTTTCAATCTGGTACTGCCTATGCCATTCTCGGGCCTAACGGCAGCGGTAAATCAACACTGATGCAGATTATTGCCGGCATGCTAAGTCCGTCAACAGGTACAATAATCTATGAAATCAATGGGTCGATGGTTGCTCCCGATGACATCTTCAGGCACCTCAGTATTGCAGCGCCTTACCTTGAACTGGTGGAAGAATTCACCATGCAGGAACTGTTTACGTTTCAACGACATTTCAAACCCTTCTGCAACAGGATGAACATTGACGAGGCAATAGCAGCCACCTCATTGTTTCCTGACCCTTCCAAACAGATCCGTAATTTTTCATCAGGCATGAAACAACGCCTTAAGGTTGCACTGGCAGTGCTGGCTGATGTGCCGCTGATATTGCTGGACGAACCAACCAATAACCTGGATGACAACGGCATCGAATGGTATCAGCAACTTATCAAAAAATTCCGGGGCGACCGGCTTATTATCGTATGTTCCAACGTAGCACATGAATATTTGTTCTGCACGGAAAAGATAGCGGTAACCCAATTTAAATAGTTGGCTTTTACTGACTATTTTGCTTTACTCAAACCACCTCATGCTGACCACCGGTGAAATGCTCGCTGCCCTGTTTTATTGGGCACTGGGTACGGTATTGATATTCCGGCTTCCGCTATTCCGCAACACCGGAATAACATCAACACAGTTGGGAGGCATCCTGCTGATTAAGGTGACAGCAGGCATTATCTATGGTTACATTCACCACCGCATGTATGATGGCGGAGACACTTTTGCATATTATTATGATAGTCTCATCGTCACTTCTGCGCTGCGTGACCACCCGTTAAAATTTCTGCACCTCGTATTCGGCATCACGCACAGACCACCCGACAGTGATATAGCGGTGTATGCTTATCGCATGAGTTATTATACCGGCATGAGTTCTTACTTCATGGTACGGCTTCATGCCCTGATGAATCTTTTCACATATTGTCATTACTACGGCAATGTGGCAATCTATAACTTCTTAACGCTCATCGGTCAATTGTACCTGTTCAGGTTTATTATGGTTTTTCAGCCGGCTAAAAAGAATATGGTATTAATACTGTTGTTCCTGTTCCCTTCTGTTGTCTTCTGGAGTTCGGGCATGCATAAAGACGGTATATCAATTGCTGCCATTGGTGTCATTTTATATTATGGCTATAAACTGATTCGCCTGATCTCTTTTACAACCGTGAATGGCGATGCATCAAAAAATAGTGAAGTAAAAATCAGTGAAGTAAGCAGTGAACAGCGGATGAGCCGGTTGATGCAATTGACTTCAGCTTTCTGCATGCTGGCCTTCGGGTTATGGATCTTAGCCGTCGTGAGGAATTACCTGCTATTGCTCCTGCTTCCCGGATGCTGCACATTCATCTTAGTGCAATATGCGCCACGCTATATGTTGCTGAAATATTTATTGATTTATACACTGTTTTATTTCTTGCTTTTTCAACTCGGCTCATTGCATGAAAGCGTGAACTTATCCCTGCAAATGGCTGCCAAGCAGCAGGAGTTTTTTCAAAACCCGGGAGGAAGAACAAATATTATCCTGCCGCCAATGAAGCCCGGAATAACCGGTTTGCTCTGCCAGGTTCCTGTTGCGTTATACAATTGCTTCTTCCTTCCTTCGCTCACAGGTATGTCATCCGCACTGCAAATTTTTCCGGCAATCGATAATATCGTGGTAATCGTAATGCTGGTAACTGCATTATTTTTTGCCTTTCAACAAACAGACAGGCGGCCAATGTCCCTTTTCCTGTTCTGCCTTTTTTTCGCATGGTCGGTATTTATCTTTACAGGCAGTATTGTTCCCAATATCGGAGCATTAGTACGTTATAAAATGCCCGGCACATTATTTCTGCTGGCCGGATGTATCATCGTTATAGACGGTAAAAAGATAAAGCAGCTGATGAAACGCAGCAGTCAATAACTAAAACAGCTCGTTGCTTTTATTGTTTCAGTAATTTAGAAACAAACTGCCTGTTATTGAAATTGATTTTCGCGATGTATAAACCCGCAGGTAAGGTCCGTAAGTCGAGTTGTATATTGTTAATGCCTTGCTGCAGTTGTTGGCTGCCCATGTCCAACACCTTACCATAGCTGTCTACCAATTGCAGGCGAGCCTCTCCATCAACTTCAGCCTGTACGGAAAGCGTAACCTGGTCCGTAAACGGTTGAGGATACACGCTGATTTCGCTGTTGGAAGGGATATCGTTTACCTGTTCTTTCAGGGGCATGCAGTTCAGAATATTGGAGAGGCCTATCAGTCCCACAAATCCGTCTGTCGTCGTTTTATCCGCCGACTGGTAAGCGCCTATTACATTCGTGAGTTTGGTTACTAAACCGATGTCAGGGCTTTTTGTAGCCACAGAAATATAGAACTGATCATTGTGACCGAAATCAAGATAAGGCCCGTGGCTCTCTGTATTGTCAAAATCTTCCATCCTTGTTCCTCCATATAAGGTGAAGAAGTCGAGTTTCTGTTTCTGGCCAACCGGCAGATCAGACAGTTTTGCAATGAATGCATCCATGTTTGGGCCATCATTCCCGGGCCCGTTCAGATCTGTGAGAAAGGGTTGCTGTGCACAGGAAGTGCAGCCGAGGTTGGTGCTGGTGGTCAGGCCGGTGATAATCGCATAACTTTTTGCAGTCACCGGATCTTTGTACCAGATGATGGCATTGGATACATCAATTGAGTTTCCGCCATAAAAGGTGCACCATGGAATGTCGCCGTCCAATGTGACTTTG includes:
- a CDS encoding ABC transporter ATP-binding protein, whose amino-acid sequence is MKITISKGGKRFNYEWILKNINLTFQSGTAYAILGPNGSGKSTLMQIIAGMLSPSTGTIIYEINGSMVAPDDIFRHLSIAAPYLELVEEFTMQELFTFQRHFKPFCNRMNIDEAIAATSLFPDPSKQIRNFSSGMKQRLKVALAVLADVPLILLDEPTNNLDDNGIEWYQQLIKKFRGDRLIIVCSNVAHEYLFCTEKIAVTQFK
- the lpxD gene encoding UDP-3-O-(3-hydroxymyristoyl)glucosamine N-acyltransferase, encoding MKMTAGEWCTLLKGNLEGNPAEIITHPAKIEEASAGAISFIANAKYEPYAYSTKASAIIVANDLVLKKNIRPAVIRVEQPYIAFTSVLQRFNNPHHDLIGTEEPSFIHSAAAIGADAYIGAFSYIGKNVQLGDRVKIFPHVYLGEGTTIGDDTILYPGVRVYRNCRIGKDCVIHAGVVIGADGFGFAPQPDGSYLKVPQLGNVEIEDGVEIGSNTSIDRATLGSTIIRKGVKVDNLVQIAHNVEIGEHTVIAAQTGISGSTKIGKHCRIGGQVGFVGHIEIADGSSINAQSGISKSIKEKNKAWNGAPAFEYTASLRSQSIFRNLPALDKRVAELEKKSLQSH
- the lpxA gene encoding acyl-ACP--UDP-N-acetylglucosamine O-acyltransferase codes for the protein MSLNLTSIHPKARIGKNVEISPFVTVFEDVEIGDGCWIGPNVTIMNGARIGNNCKIFPGAVISGEPQDLKYLGEKTLAIIGNNTIIRECVTVNKGTTANNKTIVGSNCLLMAYAHVAHDCEIGNNCVIANNAALAGHIIIEDYAVLGGVSAVHQFVKIGQHAFVSGGSLVRKDVPPFVKAAKEPLSYVGINSIGLRRRGYNEATINRIEDIYRIIFVKNHNITKALSLVEEEFGTSPEKDIILGFIRNSERGIMKGYTNGRDENHD
- a CDS encoding bifunctional UDP-3-O-[3-hydroxymyristoyl] N-acetylglucosamine deacetylase/3-hydroxyacyl-ACP dehydratase, with protein sequence MSVFQQTLSKPFTLSGIGVHTGQSVNLTVRPAPGNHGYIFKRMDIEGEPTVKADVDLVVDVSRGTTLMQHGVKVSTVEHLLAALVGTEIDNALIELDAQEVPIMDGSSLMFVDAILDAGIEEQTNFRKEYFCLPKNISFRDEQKNVEMVAIPSEEYQLTVMIDYNSPVLGPQHAMVDHISQFKQEIAEARTFCFLHEIESLVDSNLIRGGSLDNALVIVDHKIEDDRLKKLAGLFNREDIEVEEGYLNNVALRYRNEPARHKLLDVVGDLALIGTPIKARILATRPGHSTNIAFAKKIKSFIKESKAMKDIPVYDPNLPPVYDIRKIERSLPHKYPFLLIDKIIEISDQHVVGVKNVTFNENFFQGHFPGNPVMPGVLQIEAMAQTGGILVLNTVEDPEHWDTYFLKIDNARFKNKVVPGDTMILKLELLSPIRRGLCEMRGIVYVGNKVMTEADLVAKIVRKEQPLS